In a genomic window of Ralstonia nicotianae:
- the queA gene encoding tRNA preQ1(34) S-adenosylmethionine ribosyltransferase-isomerase QueA yields the protein MSAPPFMLTLSDFDFDLPPELIAQTALPDRTASRLLAARHDAQGTHFDDRQFADLVDYLRPGDLLVFNDTRVIKARFFGHKASGGKIEVLVERLLDEHTVLAQIRSSKSPVAGSTLRLADAFDVTVGPRHEPFFTLRFPQPALELIEQYGRLPLPPYIEHTPDSFDETRYQTVYARTPGAVAAPTAGLHFDDALFARLDAMGVRRGFLTLHVGAGTFSPVRVENIAEHRMHSEWYAISPELAEAIRATRAAGGRIVAVGTTSMRALESAAQPDGTLAAGSGETDIFITPGYRFRLVDALVTNFHLPKSTLLMLVSAFAGLETIRAAYRHAIAQRYRFFSYGDAMFLTRAEPDTQSASPDPSC from the coding sequence ATGTCTGCGCCGCCATTCATGCTGACGCTGTCCGATTTCGATTTCGATCTGCCGCCCGAGCTGATCGCGCAAACCGCCCTGCCCGACCGCACCGCGAGCCGCCTGCTGGCCGCACGCCACGACGCGCAGGGCACGCATTTCGATGACCGCCAGTTCGCCGACCTGGTCGACTACCTGCGCCCCGGCGACCTGCTGGTCTTCAACGACACCCGCGTGATCAAGGCGCGCTTCTTCGGCCACAAGGCCAGCGGCGGCAAGATCGAAGTGCTGGTCGAGCGCCTACTGGACGAGCACACGGTGCTGGCGCAGATCCGCTCCAGCAAGTCGCCGGTCGCGGGCAGTACGCTGCGCCTGGCCGATGCCTTCGATGTGACGGTCGGACCGCGCCACGAACCCTTCTTCACCCTGCGCTTCCCGCAGCCGGCGCTGGAGTTGATCGAGCAGTACGGCCGCCTGCCGCTGCCGCCCTATATCGAGCACACGCCCGACAGCTTCGACGAGACGCGCTACCAGACCGTCTATGCGCGCACGCCCGGCGCCGTGGCCGCGCCCACGGCCGGCCTGCATTTCGACGACGCGCTGTTCGCCAGGCTCGATGCGATGGGCGTGCGGCGCGGCTTCCTGACGCTGCACGTGGGCGCCGGCACGTTCTCGCCGGTGCGCGTGGAGAACATCGCCGAGCACCGCATGCACAGCGAGTGGTATGCCATCTCGCCGGAGCTGGCCGAGGCCATCCGCGCCACGCGGGCGGCGGGCGGGCGCATCGTCGCCGTCGGCACCACGTCGATGCGCGCGCTGGAATCGGCCGCGCAGCCGGACGGCACGCTGGCAGCCGGCTCGGGCGAGACCGACATCTTCATCACCCCCGGCTACCGCTTCCGGCTGGTCGACGCGCTGGTGACCAACTTCCACCTGCCCAAGTCGACGCTGCTGATGCTGGTGTCGGCATTCGCGGGCCTGGAGACCATCCGCGCCGCCTACCGCCACGCCATCGCGCAGCGCTACCGCTTCTTCAGCTACGGCGACGCCATGTTCCTGACGCGCGCCGAGCCTGATACCCAGTCCGCTTCCCCCGACCCCTCATGCTGA